A genome region from Microbacterium profundi includes the following:
- the rplF gene encoding 50S ribosomal protein L6, protein MSRIGRLPISIPSDVTISVDGRAVAVKGPKGELTLNVASPIEVAVEDNQVVVSRPDDERESRSLHGLTRTLINNNIIGVTQGYTKGLEVVGTGYRVQQKGSSVEFALGFSHPVLVDPPAGITFTVEGNNKVTVSGIDKQAVGEAAANIRKIRKPEPYKGKGVRYAGEIVRRKAGKSGK, encoded by the coding sequence ATGTCGCGTATTGGACGACTTCCCATCTCGATCCCCTCGGACGTCACCATCTCGGTCGACGGTCGCGCGGTCGCGGTGAAGGGCCCCAAGGGTGAACTCACCCTGAACGTGGCCAGCCCCATCGAGGTCGCGGTCGAGGACAACCAGGTGGTTGTCTCCCGTCCCGACGACGAGCGCGAGTCGCGGTCGCTTCACGGCCTGACCCGCACGCTCATCAACAACAACATCATCGGCGTGACCCAGGGCTACACCAAGGGTCTTGAGGTCGTCGGCACCGGTTACCGCGTGCAGCAGAAGGGCAGCTCGGTCGAGTTCGCTCTCGGCTTCTCGCACCCCGTGCTGGTCGACCCGCCCGCCGGCATCACTTTCACGGTCGAAGGCAACAACAAGGTCACCGTGAGTGGTATCGACAAGCAGGCTGTCGGTGAGGCAGCTGCCAACATCCGCAAGATCCGCAAGCCCGAGCCGTACAAGGGCAAGGGCGTGCGTTACGCCGGCGAGATCGTGCGTCGCAAGGCCGGAAAGAGTGGTAAGTAA
- the rpsH gene encoding 30S ribosomal protein S8, whose product MTMTDPVADLLTRLRNANSAHHDSVSLPSSKLKTHIADILQQEGYIAGWEVTDARVGQNLTLTLKYGPNRERSIAGIKRVSKPGLRVYAKSTELPTVLGGLGVAILSTSSGLLTDRQAEQKGVGGEVLAYVW is encoded by the coding sequence ATGACAATGACAGACCCGGTCGCAGACTTGCTGACCCGTCTGCGCAACGCGAACTCGGCACACCACGACTCCGTGTCCCTGCCGTCGAGCAAGCTCAAGACGCACATCGCCGACATCCTCCAGCAGGAGGGCTACATCGCCGGCTGGGAGGTCACCGATGCTCGCGTCGGCCAGAACCTCACCCTCACGCTGAAGTACGGCCCCAACCGTGAGCGTTCGATCGCGGGCATCAAGCGCGTGTCGAAGCCCGGCCTTCGCGTCTACGCGAAGTCCACGGAGCTGCCTACGGTCCTCGGTGGCCTCGGCGTGGCCATCCTGTCCACTTCCTCCGGTCTTCTCACTGACCGTCAGGCTGAGCAGAAGGGCGTGGGCGGAGAAGTTCTCGCCTACGTGTGGTAA
- the rplO gene encoding 50S ribosomal protein L15, which yields MAEKNDAVEEKAAKAPAKKAAAPKAAAEKAAPKAAASKDAAEKKPAAKKAPAKTAASDAKADSAAKKPAPKSKKAAPKADAPASRPGVLKVHHLRPVPGANTAKTRVGRGEGSKGKTAGRGTKGTKARNTVRVGFEGGQMPLHMRTPKLRGFKNPFRVEYQVVNLEKLAELYPKGGDVTVGDLVAKGAVRKNEKVKVLGNGDIAVKLTVSVDKVSGSAEQKIVAAGGSVK from the coding sequence ATGGCTGAGAAGAACGACGCCGTCGAGGAGAAGGCCGCCAAGGCCCCCGCCAAGAAGGCTGCCGCTCCCAAGGCTGCGGCTGAGAAGGCTGCCCCGAAGGCTGCCGCGTCCAAGGATGCTGCCGAGAAGAAGCCTGCTGCGAAGAAGGCACCGGCCAAGACCGCTGCCTCCGACGCGAAGGCTGACTCTGCTGCCAAGAAGCCTGCTCCCAAGAGCAAGAAGGCTGCGCCGAAGGCGGATGCTCCGGCATCCCGTCCCGGTGTGCTCAAGGTCCACCACCTGCGTCCGGTCCCCGGCGCCAACACCGCGAAGACCCGTGTCGGTCGCGGTGAGGGCTCCAAGGGCAAGACGGCCGGTCGTGGCACCAAGGGCACCAAGGCCCGCAACACCGTTCGCGTCGGCTTCGAGGGTGGGCAGATGCCTCTGCACATGCGCACTCCGAAGCTGCGCGGGTTCAAGAACCCGTTCCGCGTCGAGTACCAGGTCGTGAACCTGGAGAAGCTCGCGGAACTGTACCCGAAGGGTGGCGATGTCACCGTGGGCGACCTGGTCGCCAAGGGTGCTGTTCGCAAGAACGAGAAGGTCAAGGTTCTCGGAAACGGCGACATCGCCGTGAAGCTCACCGTCTCGGTCGACAAGGTCTCGGGTTCTGCCGAGCAGAAGATCGTGGCTGCGGGCGGATCCGTCAAGTAA
- the rpsE gene encoding 30S ribosomal protein S5, with translation MTETAAAAPETAAVVSETAAGTTQAEPAREGRRGGRDRNQGGRDRNSRDRGDNQFLERVVTINRVSKVVKGGRRFSFTALVVVGDGNGLVGVGYGKAREVPLAISKGVEEAKRNFFRVPRVGTTVPHPVQGEAAAGVVLLRPAAAGTGVIAGGPVRAVLECAGIHDVLSKSLGSSNTINIVHATVAALKSLEEPRAVAARRGLEYDAVVPDIIIRNEAKAAAAAAAKVGA, from the coding sequence GTGACCGAAACGGCTGCTGCCGCTCCCGAGACGGCCGCTGTCGTCTCCGAGACGGCTGCCGGCACGACTCAGGCAGAGCCCGCACGCGAAGGTCGTCGCGGCGGCCGTGACCGCAACCAGGGTGGTCGTGATCGCAACTCGCGCGATCGCGGCGACAACCAGTTCCTTGAGCGCGTCGTCACCATCAACCGCGTCTCGAAGGTCGTGAAGGGTGGACGCCGGTTCAGCTTCACCGCTCTCGTGGTCGTCGGCGACGGCAACGGTCTGGTCGGTGTCGGCTATGGCAAGGCCCGCGAGGTGCCCCTGGCCATCTCCAAGGGTGTCGAAGAGGCCAAGCGCAACTTCTTCCGCGTACCGCGCGTCGGAACCACGGTTCCGCACCCGGTGCAGGGCGAAGCTGCTGCCGGTGTCGTGCTGCTGCGTCCGGCTGCTGCCGGTACCGGTGTCATCGCCGGTGGTCCGGTGCGCGCCGTCCTCGAGTGCGCCGGCATCCACGATGTCCTCTCGAAGTCGCTCGGCTCGTCGAACACGATCAACATCGTGCACGCGACCGTCGCGGCCCTGAAGAGCCTCGAAGAGCCTCGTGCAGTCGCGGCTCGCCGTGGCCTCGAGTACGACGCCGTCGTTCCGGACATCATCATCCGCAACGAGGCCAAGGCCGCAGCTGCGGCCGCAGCGAAGGTAGGTGCCTGA
- the secY gene encoding preprotein translocase subunit SecY: protein MFSAIARIFRTPDLRRKIGFTLAIIAIYRLGSHVPAPFVNFPNVEECLRLNAGTEGLLSLVNLFSGGALLQLSIFALGVMPYITATIITQLLRVVIPHFEALHKEGQAGQARLTQYTRYLTIALALLQSTTLVTVARSGQLFGTTDIAACQQLLTNDVWWAQLLIIIAMTAGTGLIMWFAELVTERGIGNGMSLLIFTSIAATFPAAMWAIFESNGFEVFLLVLAVGIVVTGLVVFVEQSQRRIPVQYAKRMVGRRTYGGTNTYIPIKVNMAGVIPIIFASSLLYIPMLIAQFNTPQDGSEPAAWVVWVSQNFTTGDQPLYMAAYFLLIIGFTYFYVAITFNPVEVADNMKKYGGFIPGIRAGRPTAEYLDFVLTRITFPGSIYLGLIALIPLIALATVGANQNFPFGGASILIIVGVGLETVKQIDAQLQQRHYEGLLR from the coding sequence TTGTTTAGCGCTATCGCGCGGATCTTCCGCACGCCCGACCTGCGTCGGAAGATCGGTTTCACACTGGCGATCATCGCCATCTACCGGCTCGGATCGCACGTGCCCGCCCCGTTCGTGAACTTCCCGAACGTCGAGGAGTGCCTGCGCCTCAACGCCGGCACCGAGGGTCTGCTCAGTCTGGTCAACCTGTTCTCCGGCGGCGCTCTGCTGCAGCTGTCGATCTTCGCGCTCGGCGTCATGCCGTACATCACCGCGACGATCATCACGCAGCTGCTGCGAGTCGTCATCCCGCACTTCGAGGCGCTGCACAAGGAAGGCCAGGCCGGACAGGCCCGCCTGACCCAGTACACGCGTTACCTCACGATCGCCCTCGCGCTGCTGCAGTCGACGACTCTCGTCACCGTGGCCCGCAGCGGTCAGCTGTTCGGAACGACCGACATCGCCGCATGTCAGCAGCTGCTGACCAACGACGTCTGGTGGGCGCAGCTGCTGATCATCATCGCGATGACCGCCGGTACCGGCCTGATCATGTGGTTCGCCGAGCTCGTCACCGAGCGCGGCATCGGCAACGGCATGTCGCTGCTGATCTTCACCTCGATCGCCGCGACGTTCCCCGCGGCCATGTGGGCGATCTTCGAGTCGAACGGCTTCGAAGTGTTCCTGCTGGTCCTGGCCGTCGGCATCGTCGTCACCGGCCTCGTGGTCTTCGTCGAGCAATCTCAAAGACGGATCCCCGTGCAGTACGCCAAGCGCATGGTCGGACGCCGCACCTACGGCGGTACGAACACGTACATCCCGATCAAGGTGAACATGGCGGGCGTGATCCCGATCATCTTCGCGTCCTCGCTGCTGTACATCCCGATGCTCATCGCGCAGTTCAACACCCCGCAGGACGGCTCAGAGCCGGCTGCCTGGGTCGTGTGGGTCTCGCAGAACTTCACCACGGGCGATCAGCCGCTCTACATGGCGGCGTACTTCCTGCTGATCATCGGCTTCACCTACTTCTACGTCGCGATCACGTTCAACCCGGTCGAGGTCGCAGACAACATGAAGAAGTACGGCGGATTCATCCCCGGCATCCGTGCCGGTCGTCCGACCGCCGAGTACCTGGACTTCGTGCTCACCCGCATCACGTTCCCCGGGTCGATCTACCTCGGCCTGATCGCACTCATCCCGTTGATCGCTCTGGCCACCGTCGGCGCCAACCAGAACTTCCCGTTCGGCGGCGCCTCGATCCTCATCATCGTGGGTGTGGGGCTGGAGACCGTCAAGCAGATCGACGCTCAGCTCCAGCAGCGCCATTACGAAGGGCTTCTCCGTTGA
- the map gene encoding type I methionyl aminopeptidase: MFRRSIYKTPAQLQAMVEPGLITAAALDAVRPLIRAGVTTLELDTIANRTIRARGAESNFQLVRGYHHTVCVSVNHEVVHGIPGDRVLQAGDIVSVDCGAQFQGWNGDSAITVVVPDETRPSLVAMREELSRVTEGSMWAGIAAMATAGSIGEIGAAIQGYIEAQGDSEVSGETYGILREYVGHGIGRKMHEAPSVFNYRTPDPGPDVKPGLVLAIEPMVTAGGEATYIEDDDWTVSTVDGSDGSHWEHSVARHADGIWVLTAPDGGAAGLAPFGVTPTPLA; this comes from the coding sequence ATGTTCCGCCGATCCATCTACAAGACGCCTGCGCAGCTGCAGGCCATGGTCGAGCCGGGGCTCATCACCGCTGCGGCGCTCGACGCCGTACGGCCGTTGATTCGGGCGGGTGTCACGACGCTCGAGCTCGACACGATCGCGAACCGCACCATCCGTGCGCGCGGGGCGGAGTCGAACTTCCAGCTGGTGCGCGGGTACCACCACACGGTCTGCGTGTCGGTGAATCACGAGGTGGTGCACGGCATCCCCGGTGATCGCGTGCTGCAGGCCGGCGACATCGTGTCGGTCGACTGCGGAGCGCAGTTCCAGGGCTGGAACGGCGACAGCGCCATCACGGTGGTCGTTCCGGATGAGACCCGTCCCTCCCTGGTCGCGATGCGCGAGGAGCTGTCGCGCGTGACCGAGGGGTCGATGTGGGCGGGCATCGCAGCCATGGCGACCGCCGGGAGCATCGGCGAGATCGGCGCGGCCATCCAGGGGTACATCGAGGCGCAGGGCGACTCGGAGGTCTCGGGGGAGACCTACGGCATCCTGCGCGAGTACGTCGGCCACGGCATCGGACGCAAGATGCACGAGGCGCCGAGCGTCTTCAACTACCGCACGCCCGACCCCGGACCGGACGTCAAGCCCGGACTGGTGCTGGCGATCGAGCCCATGGTCACAGCCGGCGGCGAGGCGACGTACATCGAGGATGACGACTGGACCGTCTCGACCGTCGACGGCAGTGACGGCTCCCACTGGGAGCACAGCGTCGCCCGCCACGCGGACGGCATCTGGGTGCTGACGGCGCCCGACGGCGGTGCAGCCGGCCTCGCCCCCTTCGGCGTGACCCCCACGCCCCTGGCGTAG
- the rplR gene encoding 50S ribosomal protein L18 produces MALKSKSDARARRHARLRKKVVGTEARPRLVVNRSARHVFVQLVDDSKGITVASASTLETELRSFEGDKTAKARKVGELLAERAKAAGFSEVVFDRGGNRYAGRVAAIADGAREGGLAL; encoded by the coding sequence ATGGCTCTCAAGTCAAAGTCTGACGCCCGCGCGCGTCGTCACGCACGCCTTCGCAAGAAGGTCGTCGGCACCGAAGCGCGTCCGCGTCTGGTCGTCAACCGTTCGGCTCGTCACGTCTTCGTCCAGCTGGTCGATGACAGCAAGGGCATCACGGTTGCATCTGCATCCACGCTCGAGACCGAGCTGCGCTCGTTCGAGGGCGACAAGACCGCCAAGGCCCGCAAGGTCGGCGAGCTCCTCGCTGAGCGCGCGAAGGCCGCCGGCTTCTCCGAGGTCGTCTTCGACCGCGGTGGCAACCGTTATGCGGGCCGCGTTGCGGCCATCGCCGACGGCGCCCGCGAAGGAGGGCTGGCACTGTGA
- the rpsM gene encoding 30S ribosomal protein S13: MARLAGVDIPRDKRVVIALTYIYGIGRTRSVEILKATEIDESIRVKDLSDEQLITLRDHIEGNYKVEGDLRREVTADIRRKVEIGSYEGIRHRRGLPVRGQRTKTNARTRKGPKRTVAGKKKAR; this comes from the coding sequence ATGGCACGTCTTGCCGGCGTTGACATCCCGCGCGACAAGCGCGTGGTGATCGCCCTTACCTACATCTACGGCATCGGCCGTACCCGCTCCGTCGAGATCCTCAAGGCGACCGAGATCGACGAGTCGATCCGCGTCAAGGACCTCAGCGACGAGCAGCTGATCACGCTTCGCGATCACATCGAAGGCAACTACAAGGTGGAGGGTGACCTGCGCCGCGAGGTCACCGCCGACATCCGCCGCAAGGTCGAGATCGGCTCGTACGAGGGCATCCGCCACCGTCGTGGCCTGCCGGTGCGCGGTCAGCGCACCAAGACCAACGCCCGTACCCGCAAGGGCCCGAAGCGCACCGTCGCCGGCAAGAAGAAGGCCCGCTAA
- the rplQ gene encoding 50S ribosomal protein L17, sunset domain variant: MPKPTKGPRLGGGPAHERLLLANLAAALYTHKSIKTTETKARRLRPLAERLITFAKRGDLHARRRVLSIIGDKQVVHTLFTEIAPLVADREGGYTRITKVGNRKGDNAPMAVIELVLEPVTPKKKATAKAEPKAEKAPKAEETPKADDAAAAGAESQEEGAAAETAAAAALVDGGFGADSAAPNEDGSAPEGFDIKGNKDSMKFHRPDGQWYDATVAEVWFRTAEAAEAAGFVEAGK, translated from the coding sequence ATGCCTAAGCCCACAAAGGGTCCCCGCCTCGGAGGCGGCCCCGCCCACGAGCGTCTGCTGCTTGCCAACCTTGCCGCGGCCCTCTACACCCACAAGTCGATCAAGACGACCGAGACCAAGGCCAGGCGCCTTCGTCCGCTCGCTGAGCGCCTGATCACGTTCGCCAAGCGCGGCGACCTGCACGCCCGTCGCCGGGTGCTGTCGATCATCGGCGACAAGCAGGTCGTTCACACCCTCTTCACCGAGATCGCACCGCTGGTCGCCGACCGTGAGGGCGGCTACACCCGCATCACGAAGGTCGGAAACCGCAAGGGCGACAACGCCCCCATGGCAGTGATCGAGCTCGTCCTCGAGCCCGTCACTCCGAAGAAGAAGGCGACCGCCAAGGCTGAGCCGAAGGCCGAGAAGGCTCCCAAGGCCGAAGAGACCCCGAAGGCCGATGACGCTGCCGCCGCCGGTGCCGAGTCGCAGGAGGAGGGCGCAGCCGCTGAGACTGCCGCCGCCGCTGCACTCGTCGACGGTGGCTTCGGTGCCGACTCCGCCGCTCCGAACGAGGACGGCTCCGCACCTGAGGGCTTCGACATCAAGGGCAACAAGGACTCGATGAAGTTCCACCGTCCCGACGGTCAGTGGTACGACGCGACGGTCGCCGAGGTCTGGTTCCGCACCGCCGAGGCTGCTGAGGCCGCAGGATTCGTCGAGGCAGGCAAGTAA
- a CDS encoding adenylate kinase — MTASARILIVGPQGSGKGTQGVRIAEAFDVPVVSTGDIFRANIKGGTTLGAQVSEITARGDLVPDELTSEIVRDRLSQDDAASGFVLDGYPRNAVQVGHLDTFLGDRGESLDAVILLDVPREESIGRLQLRAHEQGRADDTVEGIAHRLDIYEKETAPILDVYGERGIVDRIDGVGSLDEITERIFAALAARGLAVAA, encoded by the coding sequence TTGACAGCATCCGCTCGAATTCTCATCGTCGGGCCCCAGGGCTCAGGCAAGGGCACGCAGGGCGTGCGCATCGCAGAGGCGTTCGATGTCCCGGTGGTCTCCACCGGTGACATCTTCCGTGCGAACATCAAGGGCGGCACCACCCTCGGAGCGCAGGTCAGCGAGATCACCGCTCGCGGCGACCTCGTGCCGGATGAGCTGACGAGCGAGATCGTGCGCGATCGGCTTTCCCAGGACGACGCGGCGTCGGGCTTCGTGCTCGACGGCTACCCGCGCAACGCCGTGCAGGTCGGTCACCTCGACACGTTCCTCGGCGACCGCGGCGAGTCGCTGGATGCGGTCATCCTGCTGGATGTCCCCCGCGAGGAGAGCATCGGACGCCTGCAGCTGCGCGCGCACGAGCAGGGCCGGGCGGATGACACCGTCGAAGGCATCGCGCACCGCCTGGACATCTACGAGAAGGAGACGGCTCCGATCCTCGACGTGTACGGCGAGCGAGGCATCGTCGACCGGATCGACGGTGTCGGATCGCTCGACGAGATCACGGAGCGCATCTTCGCTGCACTGGCCGCCCGCGGCCTCGCCGTCGCCGCCTGA
- a CDS encoding DsbA family protein, producing MAAAKSNTNWFAIGISIAVVVVLVALGALVVILNNQANDPGTAPQSAIVNEETGAIVFGDGEDTVDTYVDFMCPICGDFEQSYGEQLQTAAANGDITLNIHPVSILNRLSQNTEFSTRAGSAMYCVAAEAPDSTLDFFNSMFANQPEENSAGLSDDELAALAEEAGAGAAAECIADGTYMDFVDAQTNAHDIQGTPTVEVNGKRLDLQAGEITEMEKLLG from the coding sequence ATGGCAGCAGCAAAGAGCAACACCAACTGGTTCGCGATCGGCATCTCGATCGCGGTCGTCGTCGTTCTCGTGGCGCTCGGCGCACTCGTGGTCATCCTCAACAACCAGGCCAATGACCCAGGCACCGCGCCGCAGAGTGCGATCGTCAACGAGGAGACCGGGGCCATCGTATTCGGCGACGGCGAGGACACCGTCGACACGTACGTCGACTTCATGTGCCCGATCTGCGGCGACTTCGAGCAGTCGTACGGCGAGCAGCTGCAGACGGCGGCGGCCAACGGCGACATCACGCTGAACATCCACCCCGTGTCGATCCTGAACCGGCTGTCGCAGAACACCGAGTTCTCCACCCGCGCCGGCAGCGCGATGTACTGCGTCGCCGCAGAAGCCCCTGACTCCACACTGGACTTCTTCAACTCGATGTTCGCGAACCAGCCTGAAGAGAACTCGGCAGGCCTCTCTGACGACGAGCTCGCCGCTCTGGCCGAAGAAGCCGGAGCAGGCGCCGCGGCCGAGTGCATCGCCGACGGCACCTACATGGACTTCGTCGATGCGCAGACGAACGCCCACGACATCCAGGGCACGCCGACCGTCGAGGTCAACGGCAAGCGCCTCGACCTGCAGGCGGGCGAGATCACCGAGATGGAGAAGCTGCTCGGCTGA
- the infA gene encoding translation initiation factor IF-1: protein MAKKDGVIEIEGVISEALPNAMFRVELSNGHKVLATISGKMRQNYIRIIPEDRVVVELSPYDLTRGRIVYRYR, encoded by the coding sequence ATGGCTAAGAAAGACGGTGTCATCGAGATCGAGGGCGTGATCTCCGAGGCTCTGCCCAACGCGATGTTCCGCGTTGAGCTCAGCAACGGGCACAAGGTCCTTGCAACGATCTCCGGAAAGATGCGGCAGAACTACATCCGCATCATCCCCGAAGACCGCGTGGTCGTGGAGCTCAGCCCCTACGACCTGACTCGCGGCCGTATCGTCTACCGCTACCGCTGA
- the rpsK gene encoding 30S ribosomal protein S11 has product MAAPKAAARKPRRKEKKNIALGQAHIKSTFNNTIVSITDPSGAVISWASSGGVGFKGSRKSTPYAAGMAAESAARQAQEHGVKKVDVFVKGPGSGRETAIRSLTAAGLEVGSIQDVTPQAHNGCRPPKRRRV; this is encoded by the coding sequence ATGGCTGCACCCAAGGCCGCCGCGCGCAAGCCGCGCCGCAAGGAAAAGAAGAACATCGCGCTGGGCCAGGCCCACATCAAGTCGACGTTCAACAACACGATCGTCTCGATCACCGACCCGTCCGGCGCTGTCATCAGCTGGGCATCGTCCGGTGGAGTGGGCTTCAAGGGCTCGCGCAAGTCGACCCCGTACGCCGCAGGCATGGCCGCAGAGTCGGCCGCCCGCCAGGCGCAGGAGCACGGCGTCAAGAAGGTCGACGTCTTCGTGAAGGGTCCGGGCTCCGGCCGCGAAACCGCGATCCGCTCGCTCACGGCCGCAGGCCTCGAGGTCGGTTCGATCCAGGACGTCACCCCGCAGGCGCACAACGGTTGCCGCCCGCCGAAGCGCCGTCGCGTCTGA
- a CDS encoding DNA-directed RNA polymerase subunit alpha — protein MLIAQRPTLTEEKIAEDRSRFIIEPLEPGFGYTIGNALRRSLLSSIPGAAVTSIRLDGVLHEFSTIPGVKEDVTEIILNIKQLVVSSERDEPITAYLRKTGAGEVTAADISAPAGVEVHNPELVIATLNDTAKFELELTIERGRGYVSATQNRNEYAEAGQIPVDSIYSPVLKVSYRVEATRAGERTDFDKLILDVETKNSMLPRDAVASAAKTLTELFGLARELNVEAEGIEIGPAPVEPVLSSELSMPIEDLDLSVRSYNCLKREGINTVSELVALSETQLMNIRNFGQKSVDEVRDKLISLGLSLKDSVPGFDGAHFYGAGEDESF, from the coding sequence GTGCTCATTGCACAGCGTCCCACACTGACCGAGGAAAAGATCGCCGAGGACCGCAGCCGATTCATCATCGAGCCGCTCGAGCCCGGCTTCGGCTACACCATCGGAAACGCACTGCGTCGCAGCCTTCTCTCGTCGATCCCCGGCGCTGCTGTCACCAGCATCCGCCTCGACGGCGTGCTGCACGAGTTCAGCACCATCCCCGGCGTGAAGGAGGATGTCACCGAGATCATCCTCAACATCAAGCAGCTCGTCGTCTCGTCGGAGCGCGACGAGCCGATCACGGCGTACCTGCGCAAGACCGGTGCCGGTGAAGTGACCGCCGCTGACATCTCGGCTCCGGCCGGTGTCGAGGTCCACAACCCCGAGCTCGTCATCGCCACGCTCAACGACACCGCGAAGTTCGAGCTCGAGCTCACGATCGAGCGTGGCCGCGGCTACGTGTCGGCGACCCAGAACCGCAACGAGTACGCCGAGGCCGGGCAGATCCCCGTCGACTCGATCTACTCGCCCGTTCTCAAGGTCAGCTACCGCGTCGAGGCGACTCGTGCCGGTGAGCGCACCGACTTCGACAAGCTGATCCTCGACGTCGAGACGAAGAACAGCATGCTTCCGCGTGACGCCGTCGCGTCGGCAGCGAAGACCCTGACCGAGCTGTTCGGTCTGGCTCGCGAGCTGAACGTCGAGGCCGAGGGCATCGAGATCGGTCCGGCACCTGTTGAGCCCGTGCTCTCCAGCGAACTGTCGATGCCGATCGAGGACCTCGACCTGTCGGTCCGCTCGTACAACTGCCTCAAGCGCGAGGGCATCAACACGGTGTCCGAGCTCGTGGCACTGTCCGAGACGCAGCTCATGAACATCCGCAACTTCGGCCAGAAGTCGGTCGACGAGGTGCGCGACAAGCTCATCTCGCTCGGTCTGTCGCTCAAGGATTCGGTGCCCGGTTTCGACGGCGCCCACTTCTACGGCGCAGGCGAAGACGAGTCCTTCTGA
- the rplE gene encoding 50S ribosomal protein L5, translating to MSTDTAAQAGKIQPRLKQKYKAEIQQKLQDEFGYKNVMQIPGLVKVVVNTGVGEAARDSKVIDGAVEDLTKITGQKPIVTKARKSIAQFKLREGQAIGAHVTLRGDRAWEFVDRLVSLALPRIRDFRGLSGKQFDGNGNYTFGLQEQSVFHEIDQDKIDRVRGFDITVVTTAKTDDEGRALLRHLGFPFTADDAKA from the coding sequence ATGAGCACCGACACTGCCGCGCAGGCTGGCAAGATCCAGCCGCGCCTGAAGCAGAAGTACAAGGCCGAGATCCAGCAGAAGCTGCAGGACGAGTTCGGCTACAAGAACGTGATGCAGATCCCCGGCCTCGTCAAGGTCGTCGTCAACACCGGTGTCGGTGAGGCGGCTCGCGACAGCAAGGTGATCGATGGCGCGGTCGAGGACCTCACCAAGATCACCGGCCAGAAGCCGATCGTCACGAAGGCCCGCAAGTCCATCGCGCAGTTCAAGCTGCGTGAGGGTCAGGCCATCGGCGCGCACGTCACCCTCCGTGGTGACCGCGCGTGGGAGTTCGTCGACCGCCTCGTGTCGCTCGCGCTGCCCCGCATCCGCGACTTCCGCGGTCTGTCGGGCAAGCAGTTCGACGGCAACGGCAACTACACGTTCGGTCTCCAGGAGCAGAGCGTGTTCCACGAGATCGACCAGGACAAGATCGACCGTGTCCGTGGATTCGACATCACTGTCGTGACCACGGCGAAGACGGACGACGAGGGTCGCGCTCTGCTGCGTCACCTCGGATTCCCCTTCACGGCTGACGACGCCAAGGCGTGA
- the rpmD gene encoding 50S ribosomal protein L30, producing the protein MAERLKVTQIKSKVSEKQYQRDTLRSLGLKRIGDSTVRPDDAQTRGYVKTVAHLVKVEEID; encoded by the coding sequence ATGGCCGAGCGTCTCAAGGTGACCCAGATCAAGTCCAAGGTGAGCGAGAAGCAGTATCAGCGTGACACGCTGCGCAGCCTCGGTCTGAAGCGGATCGGCGACAGCACCGTCCGCCCCGACGACGCGCAGACGCGCGGTTACGTCAAGACCGTCGCACACCTCGTCAAGGTTGAGGAGATCGACTAA
- the rpmJ gene encoding 50S ribosomal protein L36 — MKVNPSVKPMCDHCKVIRRHGRVMVICKSNPRHKQRQG, encoded by the coding sequence ATGAAGGTCAACCCCAGCGTCAAGCCCATGTGCGATCACTGCAAGGTGATCCGCCGTCACGGCCGCGTCATGGTCATCTGCAAGAGCAACCCGCGCCACAAACAGCGCCAGGGCTGA